In Paenibacillus stellifer, the DNA window AAAAGCCCTCCTCCACTCCATGATCCGCCAGGATCGAAGGGAACAAGGCTTATCGGTTATAAAATCGAGACGGCACGTCAGTCCCGGCCCGCCTCGTATATCTTCTGCGCCAATATAGCCGGTCTTGTGATCGTATCCGTCATATGATCCCCGTCTCCGACGATCAGGCGGAACTGCCCGAGCCGTGTGGACATATGCGGATTCCAGCCGAAGCCTTCTCCTTGCGGCAGAACATTGTCCTGATAGAAATACACATAGCTCCTCGGCGTAGTCAGCGCGTAGAATGCTTTAAGATCCAGCTTCTCGAACAGCGGCTTCGCCGGCTCCGGAGCGACGCCTGCATACATCCGCTTGGCTACCTCCAGCGTAGCTGTATTAACGAACAAATCCCGAAACAGCGGGAACGGGAGCATGATCGTATCGTTACCTGAAACAGCTCTCAGCTGCTCAAAGCCTTGTCTCGTCTGGGGCGGAAGCTCATCGGCAACCGACTCGCCGTCTTTCAGAACGAACGCATCCCAGAAGACGAGGCGTCTGATGCGGTCCGGCACCTGTTCGGCTACCTTCTGGATGACGCTTCCCCCGAAGCTGTGCCCGACGAGAATGATGTCATGCAGGTTCAGCCTCGTAATATAGTCGACAACGGACTTCGTGATCATCGCATGGGTGACATCTTTGTTCGGATCTTTGCCGTGACCGGCATATTCCGGCGTATGGACAATATGCCCT includes these proteins:
- a CDS encoding alpha/beta fold hydrolase produces the protein MFPYRPGFTPCGCYYSPYCQGGWLWRYGATEPADSSRLPHQQRLTFVLVHGSWADAHFWDGVAAALRSKGHIVHTPEYAGHGKDPNKDVTHAMITKSVVDYITRLNLHDIILVGHSFGGSVIQKVAEQVPDRIRRLVFWDAFVLKDGESVADELPPQTRQGFEQLRAVSGNDTIMLPFPLFRDLFVNTATLEVAKRMYAGVAPEPAKPLFEKLDLKAFYALTTPRSYVYFYQDNVLPQGEGFGWNPHMSTRLGQFRLIVGDGDHMTDTITRPAILAQKIYEAGRD